AACTAGAACCTGATGCACCTGCAAAGGGAACGATACTTGAAGTAAAAGAAGAGAAAGGATTGGGTGTAACTGTTGATGCAGTTATATACGATGGTATACTAAGGAAAAATGATACCATAGTTTTAACAAGCCGAGATAATGTCATTACAACAAAAATAAGATCATTATTAAAACCAAGACCACTTGAAGAAATGAGAGATTCTAAAAAACGTTTCTTGAAGGTTGACGAAGTTGTTGCCGCAGCAGGCATAAAGATCGTTGCCCCAAAAATAGAAAACGTTATTTCAGGATCCCCCCTCAGGGTTACAAGGGGAGACTTCGAAGGGGTCAAAGAAGAAATAATGAACGAAATAGAAAGTATTAAAATAGACACCGATGAAATGGGTGTTATAGTAAAGGCTGATACACTAGGATCGCTTGAAGCACTAGTAAGTATGTTAAAGGCGATGGACGTGCCAATAAGAGCTGCTGATATAGGAGATGTTTCACGAAGAGATGTAGTGGATGCATCAATTGTAAAAAATGCCAATCCTGAGTATGGTGTTATAATAGCATTCAACATTAAAATTCTTCCATCTGCATCTGAGGAAATAAAAACCACAGGTGTTAAATTATTCTCAGCAGACGTAATATACCAACTCACAGAAGATTATGCTGAATGGACCGCTGCAGCCGAAGAAAGAAAGAAAAAAGAGTGGATAGACGCAATCATACGTCCTGCAAAGATAAGAATTATTCCAAAACTCGTGTTCAGATTCAGTAAACCCGCTATCGCAGGTATTGAAGTTCTTGGAGGTACAGTGAAAAAGGATTATATCCTGATTAGAGACACTGGTGAGAGAGTTGGAAAGGTTGAAAGTATGCAGGATAAGGGTGACAATAAACCATCAACATCCAAGGGACAGCAAGTTGCAATGGCAATCAAAGATGCTGTTTATGGAAAGAATTTTGAAGAAGGCGATGTTTTATACGTGGATATACCCGAAAGTCACTACAAAATCCTTGAAACTGAACTCAAATCAAAACTTTCAGAAGATGAACTTCAAATACTAGAAGAACTAGTAAAAATAAAAAGGAAAGAAGACAATCTTTGGGGATTGAGGGTAGAATATTAATTCCATAATTGAATTACGAATAAATTTAGATATAATTTAATTGATTCTTTTGAATCAAACCATGATCATTGAATTACACAATGGAAAACGATAAATAATATAGATTATATAGAACCAGAATAAGATGGAGGAGATATATTGGCATTTAAATTAGTTATTTCAGAAGGCGAAAAAAGCCACCAAGTCGAAGTAGAATCTGCAGAGTCAAAAAAACTCATTGGATTAATAATCGGTGAGGAATTCGATGCTTCTCTTGTTGGTTTAGCTGGATACAAGCTCAAAATTACCGGTGGAAGCGATAAAAACGGTTTTCCAATGAAAAAAGATGTAGATGGACAGAGGAGAATAAAGAGTCTTCTGGCCGGCGGTATCGGTTTTAATCCAAAAAGAGATGGACAGAGAAGAAGAAAAACTGTTCGTGGAAACACTGTATCCAACGACATAGTGCAGATCAACACTATTGTTACCCAGAAGGGTGAGAAGGATATAAGTGCAATTTTAGAAAGTGAGGAGTAAAGTTTACGGGTGTAATATCGTGAAAGTACAGTCTGAAATAAACATAGGGCTAGTGGGACATGTTGACCACGGCAAAACAACTCTGACAAAAGCCCTATCCGGCATATGGACAGACACTCACAGTGAAGAGACAAAAAGGGGTATTTCAATTAGGTTAGGTTATGCTGATATAACCTTCCGTAGATGCACCAATTGTCCTGCTCCGCAATGCTTCACAACTGCACTTGTATGCAGTCACTGTGGAGAAGAGACCAGTATCCTTAGAAAGGTATCATTTGTTGATTCACCTGGACACGAAACACTGATGGCAACAATGCTTTCAGGTGCGGCCATAATGGATGGTGCTGTTCTTGTGATAGCTGCCAATGAACCATGTCCACAACCACAAACCAAAGAACATTTAATGGCACTGGATGTAATTGGTGTCAAAGATGTTATAGTGGTACAAAATAAGATAGACATTGTTTCAAAGGAAAGGGCAATAGAAAGCTACAATGAGATCAAAGAATTTGTTAAGGGAACATGCGCAGATGAAGCACCAATAATACCTGTTTCAGCACAGCAAGGTGCAAACATTGATATTCTAATAGAAGTTATCCAGGAGACTATAAGAACACCAAGGAGATCGCTCAGGAAATCACCAAGGATGTTTGTTGCAAGGTCCTTCGACATAAACAAACCAGGATCCAGTCCTGATAATATCCAAGGTGGAGTAATAGGTGGCACTCTTGTCCAGGGAAAACTCAAAGTAGGGGATGAACTGGAAATAAAACCCGGAATACAAATAAAAAACAAGGGTAAACTGGAATGGATGAGTTTACACTCTGAAATTACAGGCCTTGTAGCAGCAGGAGAGTCTGTTGATGAAATTGGTCCTGGAGGATTAATTGGTGTTGGTACAAAACTTGACCCTGCATTAACCAAAGCAGATTCATTATCAGGATCTGTTGCTGGAAAACCAGGAACATTACCACCAATCATGCACAGCTTCACAATGAAAACTCAACTCCTTGACAGGGTTGTTGGTACCAAGGAAGAACGTAAAGTTGATCCAATTAAATCATCTGAACTCCTCATGATAAACATAGGCACTTCAACATCTGTTGGTGTGGTAACCAGCGCAAGGAAAAATGAAGTTGAAGTCAATCTCAAACTACCAGTTTGTGCCGAGGAAGGGCAAAGAGTTGCACTCAGCAGACGTGTAGGAGCAAGGTGGAGGTTAATTGGATATGGTATCATCAAATAATTGTGAGGCAGTCATAGACGCAAATTTTTTATGATGGCAGCTCAATTTCACGTAGAGATTGTTGGTGAACTTGAGCATATCCTACCTTCATGCAAATTCCTTGTCCCATCAGCTATTTTAAGAGAACTTGGACGCATAAAAAATA
This sequence is a window from Methanobacterium sp. SMA-27. Protein-coding genes within it:
- a CDS encoding 30S ribosomal protein S6e: MAFKLVISEGEKSHQVEVESAESKKLIGLIIGEEFDASLVGLAGYKLKITGGSDKNGFPMKKDVDGQRRIKSLLAGGIGFNPKRDGQRRRKTVRGNTVSNDIVQINTIVTQKGEKDISAILESEE
- the infB gene encoding translation initiation factor IF-2 produces the protein MKIRSPIVSVLGHVDHGKTTLLDYIRGGAMAQNEAGGITQHIGGTEIPMEVIETICGDLLKKLDIRETMPGLFFIDTPGHEAFTTLRKRGGALADLAILIVDIKEGFKPQTYEALNILKTFKTPFVVAATKIDKIYGWETHEGLSFIQTYKKQANNVQEKLDNGIYELVGILHDEGFESERFDRVENFAKQICIIPISAKTGEGISELLTMLMGLAQQYLKEQLQLEPDAPAKGTILEVKEEKGLGVTVDAVIYDGILRKNDTIVLTSRDNVITTKIRSLLKPRPLEEMRDSKKRFLKVDEVVAAAGIKIVAPKIENVISGSPLRVTRGDFEGVKEEIMNEIESIKIDTDEMGVIVKADTLGSLEALVSMLKAMDVPIRAADIGDVSRRDVVDASIVKNANPEYGVIIAFNIKILPSASEEIKTTGVKLFSADVIYQLTEDYAEWTAAAEERKKKEWIDAIIRPAKIRIIPKLVFRFSKPAIAGIEVLGGTVKKDYILIRDTGERVGKVESMQDKGDNKPSTSKGQQVAMAIKDAVYGKNFEEGDVLYVDIPESHYKILETELKSKLSEDELQILEELVKIKRKEDNLWGLRVEY
- a CDS encoding translation initiation factor IF-2 subunit gamma; this encodes MKVQSEINIGLVGHVDHGKTTLTKALSGIWTDTHSEETKRGISIRLGYADITFRRCTNCPAPQCFTTALVCSHCGEETSILRKVSFVDSPGHETLMATMLSGAAIMDGAVLVIAANEPCPQPQTKEHLMALDVIGVKDVIVVQNKIDIVSKERAIESYNEIKEFVKGTCADEAPIIPVSAQQGANIDILIEVIQETIRTPRRSLRKSPRMFVARSFDINKPGSSPDNIQGGVIGGTLVQGKLKVGDELEIKPGIQIKNKGKLEWMSLHSEITGLVAAGESVDEIGPGGLIGVGTKLDPALTKADSLSGSVAGKPGTLPPIMHSFTMKTQLLDRVVGTKEERKVDPIKSSELLMINIGTSTSVGVVTSARKNEVEVNLKLPVCAEEGQRVALSRRVGARWRLIGYGIIK